AAGGTTCTGCACTGTTCCAGCTCTAAATCCATGGAGTAATCCATGGTAGCTGATGTTcacacttattttttttcttctatttactAGAAAAACACTCATAAATCCAAGAGCTTACCagattaaataagaaaacatataatttttaagttatCTGTTATACTAATATTGATCACATTCTAATAGCAAAACTGCCCTTTAATTAGAATAGTCAAATTTTATCGAGAACAAAATTATTGCATAATTCTTAACtaagcaaaaaataaattttaaacttacCAGAAATTAGTTAAAAATCGAGTATGAATAATTTCATGGTGTGGTGAAAATTTGCACGAATCCTTAACAATTGTAAGATATATATGCATATGAAATGCCTATAAATTAAGtactaactaaaaataatagcgtaaattttaaattttagtatgaATCAATAAAACTCAtatatcaaagaaaatattgttTATCAATCATTCCATTTTGCATAACCTGTAAGAGTAAAAAATTACTTAGCaaaaatcacacaaaaaatagGAAGGGAAAGTGGAGAATGACCAAAGGAATGGGTTTGAGAGGAAAGAGATATGGTATCTGGGTGTATTTACGTGGGAATAGAGGGGTTATTGATTGGGTTGTAAGTTTTAGGGGAACTTTCTGATATTCGGcgatttttaatgttttagagGGAAAATGGTacccaaataaaaaattaaaatattatgttgttGCTTGTTTTTTGTCGTTGTTGTttgtttattgttattgttgacgttgttgttgctgtttctgtttttgttgttgttgctacagcTGTTTTTCTTgctattgatgttgttgtttgttgtttgttgttgttgttgttagcCTTCAGTAAACCCTATCACCATGCACCCATTCCTCGGACCGCCATGTGTTTTAGCCTTGTTTTCCCCAACAAACTTGTTAAATTTTAGGATTATGTATTTCAGCAAAATATGGCGGATCTTGTTTGAAAAGGGATATACTATTTTGGGCTTTCATAACCATATTAAGCTCTACTTACCTTGGCGTATTTTTCCTAGTATCTAATTATGTTGAACACTGTAACCTTGAGTTGTAATACTTGTACTACTTGTAACTATCAAGGGCATATAGGTACATTGACCAAAGTTAATAATATTGTACACTATTGAACCACATGAAACTCATTGGAAGGATGACACACTTGAGATCTTTTTTCACTCTCAAACACACAGAGAGACTTGCATAAGAGAGTTTCTAGCTTATAATAAGCTCCGATCGGTCACCTAATACAAAATGAAATGTTTAAAAGTAAGGCGAAAGTTCCCATGGCTCAAGCCACATCTTTTTGAACTTGTGTAGTAACTAATTTATTAAGGGCATCTTGTGTGAAACTTGGCTATACCAACTTACAATTTATAAATTTCCTATCTGACATATTATCAATAAACTTATGGAAATTAAAGAATTTCACGTGTTTTTGAAGCGAAGGGAGGTAAATATGTACTAATCGTTATATGACATGAGGATGACAATCTTTTCCctgtattttgataaatttaacaCGAAACATACATTACTCCATGAAATTTAACTTGCAGTCTTTGAGATACAACATTAATACTTGAATCTTTACCACAGAACAGTTTTAGCTAATACATCTCATGCGTCTCACACACAATATATGTTTAGAGGAACACCCTCTTTTATTTTCTCACATTTCTCTGAAAATTATATAACCATTCCAACAACGCAGAATTGCATAGATTTTGAAGAGACAAACATATCTTACAATATGAGCTAGCTGCTTTGGCAATTTAGAGCTCCAGCACAAAGTCTACAACAAAACAAAATCTGATTAGTCCCAGATTGGTTTTCTATATGAACAACTTATCTTTAAGGGATATATAGTCAGAGGAATTAAACAGattctttataattataaaaaaatgtgaattCAAGATTTGAGAATCACTTACAATCTGCATCAGTTTTGATCCAGCATTCTCGGTTTTCATTTGAATCACCATCTACCGTGGACTGTTGCATGATAGGCTGACCCTTGATGCTGTCCTTTGAGAGGCGATGGTGAGGGATAATTGTGATATCATCACGTGCAAGTGATAGTCCTCCACGGTCATGTGCCCTCtcattttttaagaatttatcAGGCTTCATTGAGCTCTCAGGATGGACTTTTCTGTGGAACATTTGTAGGATCTGCATAACTTGCAACTATTTAGTTTAAGCCTAAACTTGTATTTGGAAATTCAACTAACAATAATATCTTAATTGGTGAGTATTAGAAAATAGTAGGAAATACaattgaagaagaataagatGGCTTTGAGGTGTGAATAATCACATTCTTTAAAAGAGATATTATTGTCCATTTACATTCCTTTTAGGATACAATAAAGCCTTGTATATACCAGTAGATTTATTCTTCGTCTGCTTCTACAGAGTCCTTGTATTTAGAGAATTTAAGCGATACTTTTCACAATAGtcatattttttcatgaacatacaacttttcataatagtCATGTTCTCATGAACAAATGACTTTTCGTAATAGCCAATGTTCTTTAATGAACAAATGTTCGTGAGGTCTATTGTTTGCACAACAGAGATGTAATTGCAAAAAATGTTTCAACATTTATACAAGTCAGATCATTTGGTTCACTAGCATTTTGATACTATTGATCAAACAGCTTTATGTGTAATGTGACGATACAAATTGAATCTCCTTCATCTCAAATGTTAGATGATCATAGTTATGTTCCTTAACGTAGAGAAAGACGTAAGCACCTACCTTATGGGGTTTTGACTCTGCTGAAACAGAATCAACAGTTCCCCCTGAAGCTGATACTGAGTTTCGGGAGGAAGCATGAAGCATCTTTTTCTTCAGTATTTTCTTCATAAGGTGCACAGCAGATTTATCAGAATCCTTATCTGTTCGCTTCTCATGATATTTAGGTCCATAGTTTTCTTCTGCTAGTTTAGTTTTTTGAAATAGCTCACCGAGCGAAGGCCTATGTTCTTTCTTAGCAGAAGCAGAAGTTGTCTCTTGCATCTCAACAGTTGATCCAAATAGATAGCCCTGAAGTGGACAGACCGTTGTTCCGTTTCCATTGTTCTCTGCACTTTCCAATTGCTTTCCACTTAGTGTAATGGTGCTACCTGTGTACGTCGAATGTATAACAATtagtttcaaatatataattgcacactttaacatatatatataaataatattatatcacCATGACTGCTTCTTCCAGTGCTAACATAGCTGTTTCTTCCTGAAGAAAGATTACAAGTATCATCTTTAGCTTCAGCTCCCAACACCTTCTCGAGTTCATCATTAATCAGCTTCAGTTCATTTTCAGTCACTTCAGTATCCTTTTCAGCAATATTTTCCACAGAGATGGAAAATGTCGGTGTTGAAGGATCATCAAGAAGGGGATCAGTACCAAGTGTACCAATTGCAAGGAATCCATGGAACAACTCAGAAAGAGCAGCAGATGACTCTTCTTCGAGATCGTAATGATCTGCCCTTGCTGCTGCCTCTAGACCAGCAAATGATTTTCTCAAGTGATTGTCTCTCTGAGTTTTACTCAAAGACTTATTGTAAAAATTTGACTTTGGGTAGCAATGTATATCATCTAGTGATGGCTGCCCAGTAAGACAAGTACAAGGATTTCCTAAACACAACCAAAAAAGTCACTTGTATTCTCCCTGCTCTTAATCGTATTAATCACACGAAAAACTGGTACAGAGAAAAAAACACTTACCTACAGAAAATTCCTTTAGTGGTTCACTGCTATTCTGTCGAAACTTACGATGCATCCAACCAAGTAACTGCAACAAAGTAAACAAGAATGAAGATGGATACGATACTACAATTAAGTTAATATATTGATTACCTTCATTTTGGGAATAGATAACTAGCTGcacttaacttaaatgtgaagaACAGAAGAACTGAAGCTTTAATTAGTTGGTGTGAGTTATTTATAAAGAGTTAATTGTGATGTTGGACTGCTTTAGGAAGCATACATGAAGTCACAAACAAGTTTGGGCTTGACTGTTTATTCTAATATCTTTTAATTCTTTAGGTAAAAGTTGTGTGGAAAGAGAATGGttttatttttccaatttatttaactcttatagtaatatataaatgatatagTCCAGTTACAAGGAGTTATGAGATAGCTAGTTGAGTTTGACTAAGCTATGATTTTGTAATGTTTTTACTGGTGATTAATAAAAATCATGTTAGGTACcgaaaataatagtaatatataaaGGATCAGTtcagttatatttttattttaatcataattataatagaAGCACAATACATTAAAAAAGAGTTTTAGTGacaattaattaacaataataactcaatatattgccgctaaatatgtatttttagtagCAATTCTCACTTTTTGTATATGTCCataaagcctttagcgacattTGATCTAATGACATTTAACTAATgctagtaaaataaaaattttaatactctctattaatatatctatttattatcGCTAAAAGTTACTTTTGTGGTACTACATGCATGGTTGATTAAGGGTACCTATCATCTAGTCTTAATGTTTAGACAAATATGGACTGAACTTCCAGATGATATATATCATGTTTCTCAGGCACATCTCTTTGTAATCATCTAATTATCATGCAGactttttatgataatttttttaaattattttttacttaaaatatagTTTTCAAGGTATGTTGAATGATTAGGCTCATGTTGAATGATTAGTCTCATGAGAAAAGAGAAATATAATAGTAATTGTTTAGTAGCATCTTCAAGTATGAATGTATGATATGACAAGGtggaatatatattatttatattatatataaggaGATTAGCTTAATTTGCTTTTGATATAGTACAATAATGAGACTAATGAaacaaattagatttttttcttGTGGTCCGCTGCAACAAGTCCATGCTTTGCATAGAATATCAAAATTGAAGAACTTAAGATGTAAACATGTTGCACACATGTCACTTATGAGGAAATTAACAATTCATTTAATCTCAAcgataaattattatatgttgtAGACATATTGCATAAACACCCTTTTAAATTAGGATTCAGGTGTATCTATGTCCTCTAATTTTGGGTGCGCATAAGTAAACACTTAaatcttatataaaattgaacaagaagatatatgtgTCCTACGTGACATAATATATGTAGGGTGCAAGGACGACATGTCGGACAAATATGTctaattgttcaattttatacatatttaaatgtctatttgtgcacattcAAAGTTAAAGATTATGATTGTCAGCTCAAGCCAAGTTAaatatcatgtttatatattatgtctatATCGTAACAGGTAATTTGTCCTATTTTTCATGTAGACCCATAGTCGTTTTTATGTTGTTTGATAGTGTAAAAGTTATTTTACACCATGGGTGTATAGGATTAAGTAACATCATGTATTGGTTTAGTGGACAACAGAACACATGGAACTAGTAttgcaatatatatttttagtgtttgtcTGGACAGTGTAGTGATGTGGATGGAGGTCAGTCATCATAAGAAAGTGCCAATGAAAcaggtatatatttttttccctttgttTCATATGAGAACAACCCTTTTGCATTGCTCCTGCCACCTTCTTACCTACtgttaaaaagtaaatattacTTTTTCACTTGGACATCTTTTCATATATAAGAATGTACTAGGGAAGCAGAAAATGATTGGAGTATAACAAAGTCAGAACAAACAGTTTTAGCAGGTTGCATCCCTTATTTTTAACGATACACTAGTTTGCAATATTATGAATCTTACCAAATTTTGGTTTGTTCAGGTGTAATTTTTTCTAGATATACTGTATTCAAGTGATTTCACATGTATATGTGATGTATAGATAAATCTCACTCCCTCGTGTTCTCACTCACTTTTCTCCCTATTTCAATGCATCTGGTAGCAAATAATACGTATCTAGGGGTATTGACTTggaatttgatatgaaattattaatgtGTTATAAAATGTAACTATTTTAAACTCTAGGGAAATTAATAATATGGTAGAAATATTTGAACGTATTCGCCCTAAAATTTAGAAAGTAATGCTTTCTATATCTTAATGCTTTGATATACACATAAATGTTCATTTTGAACGTAGGATTGTTGCAAATGCGAGTGTATGTGTATGGGGAGGAATAGAAATATTGCTAGATTACTCGTATTGTGTTTGGTATAGAGGAAAGTATTTTCAAGAGAAGTTTGTTCAAGTCCATATAACTAAGCGTGAACACTTATAAATAGGGGAACCAACCTAACATCAGTGAACAACAAATGGAACTAAGTTTGGCTTTAATACCATGTAATGATAACATTTGGGTCAGACTCAACCCGAAAGCTACATCATGAGGGAGGGAAGAAGAGGTTTGTTCATGTCCATATAAGGAGACGAAATTTACCATCCCTCTACAGATGTGAATTTTGTAAACATACTTATTTTGTACGAAAACATTTTCGATATACATGTCGTGTTTATATATCGCCTATAATGGGAACCGTTGTGCATCATCCGACACATTTGCAGAGTCATGCATCCATAGAACATTAATGTTTTGTGGTAGTAAATTATTAGTAGGTCTCAATCTTGATAATTTACTGATTTTTTTATACGTCAATTATAACACAGTCTCGATCTTAATTTTACTGTTGaaacattttactttttttagagAGTTGGATAGGATGTCACATGATTTCTATTATCCTTATTGTATGATTGTTGGTGTTCATATATGTGTCCAACTGGACAACAAAATGTAAACAAATGATAAAGCGGTGGGTGGAGGAAGCCAGTGTCAAAGTTGATGTACTCATTTTACAAAGAAACGAGAAACTAAAATACAAACTTAAAGAGTTAAGATGAGACTACAAAACAACTCATGAGATATTTACCTAAATACATATGTTTGTCCTTGTGCTCGACTAATGCATACCCAAACCATCCCATTTGGCCAATTTTAATGACACAAATTGGGAAAAATACTTGAATTCTTTCCTAccccttattttcttctttttaacgATATGATTGCGAGGGTGAAGTGAAGTCAACAAGAGGTGTGTACAGGGCCACGTAAGTAACTAAATATTTCACAAGGGGTGTGCAAACTTTGAATAgctaattaagaaaaatgatgatgaggtgcatcaaaaataaaaataaaatcagattaaacaatatttaactaaattataatttcttaaatggcttttaaataaaaatgactttttCTAATGAAAGTATAACATGATACTTAAAATTGGATTTACGTTTTTGGTTCATCTTAGTTTCAGGACAGTAGTGTCACGGACTTAGAGTATTTGCTATgactccgtgcggcacttgacaacttactcacgTATCTTTCGCGATCCTGCAAGCTCAACTAAGCCCTTTTATACTAAGATCGCTAAGAAAAATGAATGGAAGACTTAAAGAATTTTGGAAGAAGGTTTTTTACTACTTGGAAGATTTCTTACAACTTTCTTGCTTGGTTTACGAATGAGAGGcacctctatttatactacttcctAGGGGCTaaagtgtaaataaaaattacttacaaGTCCCTAAGTTATTTACACTTTGGTCCCTATTCTAGAAAAGTCGACACTTTCTAGGATCTTCCAAAGACTTTCTTGAAAAGTCTAAGTTATTCTACAGAATTCTAAGGAATTCTCTAGCCTTCTTGATTAAACTAGAAGGTTCTAGAGTTCTCCATAAAGCTCTCCACAACTCTAGACCCTTCTGCTTCTATCCGGACGCAAAATTTAACTATGATGTGGCGGGATGTGACACTCTCCCCCACCTATTGATGCAACGACCGTGTTGCATCGTCACTTCATTGGCGACCAAGTCTTGTCTTCTCGTACGCGCGACCAATAGTCCATTGACTCGATCAATGCCCTCGCGCAACTCCTTCAATTACTTCTTTATCTCTTCTATCTCGGCCTCACGATCTACCTCCTTCCTAGGAAGTAAGTGCTTCGACGGCTTCCTTGGTATCATGATATTATTATCCTTCCTCGTGCGTGGTGGCAAGGCCCCTTTGGCATCATTGTCTTCTTTCGAACCTGCAATGGTGGTTGCGAATGTCGTCCTCTTTTTCTTATTGCTTTTGTCGAGCTGCATGGCCGTTAGTCGCACTTTTCCTTCTGTCTTTGGTGCCTTTCCCATGGAACCATGCATGTTCCTCCTTGCTCCATGACCAAAAGTCGTTGGAGGTAAGGATCGATCACCGTGTGGCACTGCTGGAAGAACTCTTGCCCATGAATAATGTCAAAGAGATCTAAAGGAGCAAAAGTGAAGTTGGTATTACCTTGCCACTCGCCTAGCGTGATGCTTACTCTATGCGCGACTCCACTCACGGGAGTCGGTGGTGCATTGACCGTCCTGAGTTGGGCGTTAATTGGACTATAACACAACCCCAACCTTGTTGCTGCCGTCTTGGTCATGATATTGACCTCTGCACCTGTGTCGACCATAGCACGAGCATTGAACATGATGTCGACATACTACACCGCACATAGTTTCGGCTTCTCTGGTTGCTTGGTGATAGATCCGCATAGTCTTATTAATCCCAAATGCGTCGTCTCCGTGCCTTATTCTTGCTCATGTGCTTCCTTCTCTTTTCGCTCTCGCATGATAGCACCAAGGCTCCTCAGTTTAGGACACCTCGCATAGCCATGCAGCCCACCACATATGTAGCAACCCCCTCTTTTGGCAACCTCTGTCTTTCTCTCTGTTGCCATGACATCCATACTTCTTTCCATCGAACTTATAGGTATCATGCTTCTTAGAATATGGTCGTTGCTCCTCACCTTTGACATGATCTCCCCCACCACGATCATGACTACCTCTCGCTTTGTCTCCTCCGACTTTGTTAGGCTTTTCATTCCTGAAGTCTGTCAAAGCTTCGGCCTGCGTGATGGCTTCATCAATCGTTCTGACCTGTCGGTGTTCCAACTCCATCCTAGCCCAACTCTGCAGTCCATCCATGAAGTGGAACAACATATCTTCATCCATGAGGTTGGGAATCTAAAGTGTGAGGGTGGTGAACTCCTGCACATATGCGCGTATGCTGCCCGTATGCTTCAGTTCCCTAAACTTGCGGTTTACCTCATATATAACGTTGTTAGGGAAGAAGGTTTTCTTGAAATCCTCGCGGCATTGCTCCCAAGTGTTGATGGTGCACCGTCTCTTCCCTATCTCGGACTCTTACGCCTCCACCACAACATGACCATCTCTGAAAGATACAACACAGCGGTGTTGATCTTACTCTCGTCGCTCTTCAGTCTGTTACACTTGAAGTAATTCTCCAAGTGGGACAAGAAATTCTCCACCTCTTGCGTGTCATGGACGCCTTTGAACATAGCTGGCTTAGGAGCCTCGACCTTGGCCTCCCTATCTCGGTCGAACGACGATCCTCCAACTTCCGCGCCTTCCTTGATTGTTTTTATCTCGGCCTTCATAGTCTCAATCGTGCTCAACGCCTCCATGAGCCGACACTCGAAGGAAGTGATAACCTCCTTCATCTCGAACTTGGCCCGCTAGCGATCCTAAGGGTGAAGTCCTCAAGGTTATTGAACTTGTCGTGGGCCACATTCATGCTCCGGCCTAATATCTCCACGGCCTGCCTTTCCACTTCCACCCTTGCGATCCATTCTTCTCCGGCGGTGACGTCTATGGTGTCTTTGCCCAATTTATCGTCACTTGCTTTGGTAGTCGAGAGAGGATGAGATGTTAGCGCCTCGCAGGTATGGAATCGGGCAGCACCTCATCATTACCCTTTTGATGTTTATTCCCCTTTTGGTTCTTCCTTCCACCATCCATACGAACGTTGGTGGTGCTAGTGTCGTTCACTTCTTCCTCGGTGGTCATTCTCTTAGTATCAAACATGGTTCTGATATCACGTTGTCACGGACTTAGAGTATTTG
This DNA window, taken from Solanum lycopersicum chromosome 5, SLM_r2.1, encodes the following:
- the LOC101252392 gene encoding protein LAZY 1, encoding MKLLGWMHRKFRQNSSEPLKEFSVGNPCTCLTGQPSLDDIHCYPKSNFYNKSLSKTQRDNHLRKSFAGLEAAARADHYDLEEESSAALSELFHGFLAIGTLGTDPLLDDPSTPTFSISVENIAEKDTEVTENELKLINDELEKVLGAEAKDDTCNLSSGRNSYVSTGRSSHGSTITLSGKQLESAENNGNGTTVCPLQGYLFGSTVEMQETTSASAKKEHRPSLGELFQKTKLAEENYGPKYHEKRTDKDSDKSAVHLMKKILKKKMLHASSRNSVSASGGTVDSVSAESKPHKILQMFHRKVHPESSMKPDKFLKNERAHDRGGLSLARDDITIIPHHRLSKDSIKGQPIMQQSTVDGDSNENRECWIKTDADYFVLEL